The Pseudomonadota bacterium genome includes the window ATCGCGCCTCGAGCGACGTGGGCTGAGTCTCGAGCGCCCGTCGGAACTCGACCTCCGCCTGCGAGACGAGCTTGAATCCCGCGTACTGGAAGCACGTGAGCCCTGATTCCATGTGCGTGAAGTAGAGGCTTCCCGGGCCATCCTTCGGACGCATCCCGAAGAGACGCCCCAACAGGCCTGGTGGCTTCGATGCCTCGCCCATGACCAGCCCCTTCGGCACCCGCAGCCGCATCCAGGGGGCGTCGTGTGCTTTGCGGCGAGCGGCATCGGTCACCGAATCGTGCGCGGCTGAGACCTCACGCAGCCGAGCCGCGGCCGCCTCCGCGTCATCGGGGTTGCGATCCGGGTGATGCTGGCGGGCCAGCTCACGATAGGCGCTCTTCAGATCCTCCGCCGAGACCGTGGGGAGGACGCCGAGCACGAGATAGGCATTGCGCGGAACGACTTCTCGACTCACGACGGGCTCTCTTCTGAATAGGGTTGAACAGGGGCAGGTTCCCCCCCTGAGACGTTCGCGCTGACCACCTCTCGCCCCTCGGCAGCGCTTCCGAGAGCGCTCTGCGGAGCAAGGAAGCGCTTGTGCACGTACTGGAAGAGAACCTTGCCTGCCGCCGCCATCGGCACCCCCAGAATCATCCCCCAGAACCCCATCAGCTCAGCCCCCGCAAAGGCGGAGAACATCACGAAGAGCGGGGAGACCCCCATCGCCTGGCTCATGACCCGGGGGCCTACCACGCGATCGACCGTCACGACAGCGCCCGCGAGGATCCCCGCAACTGTGAGCGCGTAGACCACGCTGCTCCCCTCCTGGAGGTAGGCCGTGAGCCCTCCCAGTGCGGCAAGCAGCAGGAGCCCGAGAATGGGAATGGGGTAGAGAACGAGGGTCGCGGTGGCAAGGATGAGCGCGTACTGACACGGCATCATCGCCGGAACCCCGAGCCACGAAAGAAGAGCCAGCCCGTTGAGCAGCACATAAACGAGCAGCCCCGCGAACACCGAGAGAATCCCCATGCCCTTGATGAAGCCGCCGAAGACGAGATTGACCTCGACCAGCAGCTGGCGAACCTCGTCGCGATAGCTCTCAGGAACCACGTCGAACAGCTTGCGTCGGGTCTCCGGCAGCGTGAGGAGCATGAGGTTCGAGATGATCAGCGCAACCAGGCCGAAGAGCGTCCAGGTGACGGTGCTCAGGAGGCCGTTGGCCACATATCCCACAAGATTTCCAACGAACTCGGCGAAGCGATTGAGGGCCTGGGTGACGAGCGCCTGCATCTGCTCGCGCACGGCCGCGGGCACGCGAACCTTCTCGAAGCGCCCTTGCCAGTAGGCCGCCGCGCCCTGCAACCGCTCGACCTGATGCGGCAGGTTCTGGGTCACGGTCTCGAACTGCACGGTGACCGCCGGGACGGTGAGCCAGAGCGCGCACCCGAGAAGAATCGGGAGGAAGCTGTACACGAGGAGCACCGATACCGGCCACGACAGCGTTCTGCCGACGAGCACCGCCGAGTTGACGAAGAGCCAGCTGACCACGGGGTAGAGCAGATACGAGATGATCGCGGCCAGGGTGAACGTCGCGATGGTGTAGTGGATCTGCGAGACAACCCACAGCCCCGCCACGGCGATGACGAGCCAGGCGAGTGCCCTCAACCACGCCACGAGATGCGATGCGTTCATCTGTTGCATTCCACGCCGCCTGCGCGCTCTCTGCCGGGGGAAGAGAGCGCGGCAATGTGCTGGAGGTTCGGCCGCCCCCATCTTCAGCGGTCGCGGGATGCCCACGAACCCAGGGGACAGTGGATCGGCCGCACTTCCAGCGCCTGCATGCTGGTCGGCGCGACCTTTTCGGCCGCGCCTCTGGGAGACAGGTTCGGTCCGCTCTCGCGGCTTCTCCTCCCACCCGGTCTTGCGCCCGCACAAGACCGTGGTCCGTTCCGATGCAAACATTGAAAGATTGAACGTTTTTTCATATGATTGACGATCAGGGGCGTCTGCGAACCTGAAGGGTAACCTTCGAAGACATGCCCCGCAGACATGACGCCGCCTGAGCGGCGTGCGCCGCTTCAGCGCGGCGCGGTTCGAGAGAGAGGAGGACGGAACGATGACTGTTGAGGACATCCTCCGGACCCTGCTGTCAAAGCCCGATGCCAACGCCCGTAGGCGCTACCTGGGGTCGCTCGACGAAGACCT containing:
- a CDS encoding AI-2E family transporter → MSSTVIVPSSSLSNRAALKRRTPLRRRHVCGACLRRLPFRFADAPDRQSYEKTFNLSMFASERTTVLCGRKTGWEEKPRERTEPVSQRRGRKGRADQHAGAGSAADPLSPGFVGIPRPLKMGAAEPPAHCRALFPRQRARRRRGMQQMNASHLVAWLRALAWLVIAVAGLWVVSQIHYTIATFTLAAIISYLLYPVVSWLFVNSAVLVGRTLSWPVSVLLVYSFLPILLGCALWLTVPAVTVQFETVTQNLPHQVERLQGAAAYWQGRFEKVRVPAAVREQMQALVTQALNRFAEFVGNLVGYVANGLLSTVTWTLFGLVALIISNLMLLTLPETRRKLFDVVPESYRDEVRQLLVEVNLVFGGFIKGMGILSVFAGLLVYVLLNGLALLSWLGVPAMMPCQYALILATATLVLYPIPILGLLLLAALGGLTAYLQEGSSVVYALTVAGILAGAVVTVDRVVGPRVMSQAMGVSPLFVMFSAFAGAELMGFWGMILGVPMAAAGKVLFQYVHKRFLAPQSALGSAAEGREVVSANVSGGEPAPVQPYSEESPS